In Brettanomyces bruxellensis chromosome 8, complete sequence, a genomic segment contains:
- the PTH2 gene encoding Gluconate transport-inducing protein (SECRETED:SignalP(1-21)), translating into MSTNQIVGVAAVSLLTGCCIGALLTHQCTRPVSVKQEKKDKRISKDNAATKNTEEKSSTVSEDEDEDESDEELLEVDSSSLNRVPGEVRMALVVRTDLGMQKGKIAAQCGHAAVTCYKLMSDADSNARNPTMLRRWYAGGQAKIALKCPHEEDMDLLFAKALSLNINAYVVHDAGRTQIPSGSATVLGLGPAPKSVLDKVTGVLKLL; encoded by the coding sequence GCAGTCTCATTGCTTACTGGATGCTGCATAGGTGCGTTACTAACTCATCAGTGCACAAGACCAGTATCTGtcaagcaagaaaagaaggacaAACGGATATCGAAAGATAATGCTGCAACCAAAAATACTGAAGAGAAAAGCAGTACCGTAAgcgaggatgaagatgaagatgagtcGGATGAAGAGCTCTTGGAAGTTGATTCATCCTCACTTAACAGAGTTCCAGGTGAAGTTAGAATGGCCTTAGTTGTGCGAACAGATCTTGGAATGCAGAAGGGTAAAATAGCAGCACAATGTGGACATGCTGCAGTCACGTGCTACAAGCTGATGAGTGATGCAGACTCTAATGCAAGAAATCCAACAATGCTACGCAGATGGTATGCTGGTGGCCAGGCTAAAATTGCACTTAAATGTCCGCATGAGGAAGATAtggatcttctttttgccaAGGCATTGAGTCTAAACATCAATGCTTACGTAGTCCATGATGCAGGTCGTACGCAGATTCCATCAGGCAGTGCAACTGTGTTGGGATTGGGTCCGGCTCCTAAATCTGTACTTGACAAAGTCACGGGTGTGTTGAAGTTGCTATAG